A region from the Paludicola sp. MB14-C6 genome encodes:
- the nadE gene encoding NAD(+) synthase, with protein MRDYEKEIKQRVAFIREVLKSANVDGIVYGNSGGKDSALVGILCKIACENTVGIIMPCGSKRNYNEDKNDAESVANQFHIETRLADLTEAKNTFIHMSNELTKLTEAAISNIAPRLRMITLYMVAASENRLVAGTGNRSEGYMGYFTKWGDGAFDFNPIADLTVTEIYDFLRYLNAPVHIIDKAPSAGLFDGQTDESEMGVTYKSIDSFLLDGFAKENDQLIIEKYHEASEHKRKMPITYGG; from the coding sequence ATGCGTGATTATGAAAAAGAAATTAAACAACGTGTAGCATTTATTCGTGAAGTATTAAAGTCAGCAAATGTGGATGGCATTGTCTACGGAAACAGTGGCGGTAAGGATAGTGCGCTTGTTGGTATTCTTTGTAAAATAGCTTGCGAAAACACAGTCGGAATTATTATGCCTTGTGGTTCTAAGCGCAACTATAACGAGGATAAAAATGATGCGGAATCCGTTGCTAATCAATTTCATATTGAAACTCGTCTTGCAGATTTAACAGAAGCAAAAAATACTTTTATTCATATGTCTAATGAACTTACAAAACTAACAGAAGCAGCAATTTCCAATATAGCACCTCGTCTTAGAATGATAACGCTTTATATGGTTGCCGCAAGTGAAAATAGGCTTGTCGCTGGTACAGGAAATAGAAGCGAGGGCTATATGGGATATTTCACAAAATGGGGTGATGGTGCTTTCGATTTTAATCCAATTGCTGATTTAACTGTAACTGAAATATACGATTTTCTGCGATATCTTAATGCTCCTGTTCATATCATAGATAAAGCACCTTCAGCAGGATTATTTGATGGACAAACTGATGAAAGCGAGATGGGTGTAACATATAAAAGCATTGATAGCTTTTTGCTTGACGGTTTTGCCAAAGAAAATGATCAGTTAATTATTGAAAAATATCATGAGGCAAGCGAGCATAAGCGTAAAATGCCGATAACGTATGGAGGTTAA
- the dapF gene encoding diaminopimelate epimerase — MELKFTKMQGCGNDYIYINCIENAATNNMKINSPESLSVLLSDRHFGVGGDGIVLILSSDIADAKMRMFNIDGSEGKMCGNAIRCVAKYLYDNNIVNKETLTVETLAGVKKLFLTIQNGAVSSVKVNMGNAELSPDKIPVKMQGDSIVNRQVNINNIDYAITCVSMGNPHAVVFCDDVDYINLAEIGPLFENNSLFPERINTEFVEIVDENNFKMRVWERGSGETLACGTGACASAVAAVLNGYCDKNTDIKVQLLGGDLVIRYTDDAVYMTGGCKKVFDGVIEI, encoded by the coding sequence ATGGAATTAAAATTTACGAAAATGCAAGGATGCGGTAATGACTATATTTATATTAACTGTATCGAGAATGCTGCGACAAACAATATGAAAATAAACTCACCTGAATCTTTGTCGGTACTTTTATCCGATCGACATTTTGGTGTGGGTGGTGATGGTATTGTATTAATTTTATCTTCTGATATCGCCGATGCTAAAATGAGGATGTTTAATATTGACGGAAGCGAAGGTAAAATGTGTGGAAATGCAATTCGTTGTGTTGCTAAGTATTTATATGATAATAATATAGTAAATAAAGAAACATTAACGGTTGAAACACTCGCTGGTGTTAAAAAATTGTTTTTAACTATACAAAATGGAGCTGTTTCATCTGTTAAAGTTAATATGGGGAATGCAGAACTTTCTCCCGATAAAATTCCTGTTAAGATGCAAGGGGATAGCATAGTAAATAGGCAAGTTAATATCAATAATATTGATTATGCTATCACTTGCGTATCTATGGGAAATCCTCATGCAGTTGTATTTTGCGATGATGTTGATTATATAAATCTTGCTGAAATAGGGCCATTATTTGAAAATAATTCGTTGTTTCCGGAAAGAATAAATACCGAATTCGTCGAAATTGTTGATGAAAATAATTTCAAAATGCGTGTATGGGAAAGGGGAAGTGGTGAAACTCTTGCTTGCGGTACAGGTGCTTGTGCTTCAGCAGTAGCAGCTGTTTTAAATGGTTATTGTGATAAAAACACAGATATTAAAGTCCAACTCCTTGGTGGCGATCTTGTTATACGTTATACTGACGATGCAGTGTATATGACCGGAGGATGTAAAAAAGTTTTTGATGGAGTGATAGAAATATGA
- a CDS encoding sugar ABC transporter permease, translating to MITSAKIRSVISNIFIYLILSIMAIIWLLPIAWLLLISFREEPGAFTTYLMPKGYTFDNYIKLFTDTSLFNYPRWYMNTFIVAIFSCIISTIFVLAVSYALSRLRFRTRRPIMNITLILGMFPGFMSMIAVYHILKSIGLDQSLAALVIVYSAGSGLGYFIAKGFFDTIPRALDEAATIDGATKNTIFWKIILPMSKPIITYTVLTSFMAPWVDFIFASVIMKDNYNNYTIAVGLYRMLERENIYQYFTQFCAGAVLIAIPITILFMIMQKNYVEGITGGSVKG from the coding sequence ATGATAACAAGCGCAAAAATAAGAAGCGTAATATCTAATATATTTATTTATTTAATTTTATCAATAATGGCAATCATTTGGCTTTTGCCAATAGCTTGGTTACTGTTAATTTCCTTTAGAGAAGAACCGGGTGCTTTTACAACTTATTTAATGCCAAAAGGTTATACTTTTGATAATTATATAAAATTGTTTACAGATACTTCACTATTTAATTATCCTAGATGGTATATGAATACATTTATCGTAGCCATATTTAGTTGTATCATTTCTACCATTTTTGTATTGGCTGTCAGTTATGCTTTATCAAGATTAAGATTTAGAACAAGACGCCCTATCATGAACATAACTTTAATTCTTGGTATGTTTCCCGGCTTTATGTCAATGATTGCAGTTTATCATATTTTAAAATCAATTGGACTTGATCAATCCCTAGCTGCATTAGTAATCGTTTATTCAGCAGGTTCTGGACTTGGTTATTTCATTGCAAAAGGATTTTTTGATACGATTCCTCGGGCATTAGATGAAGCCGCTACTATTGATGGTGCAACAAAAAATACAATTTTTTGGAAAATCATACTTCCTATGTCAAAGCCAATTATTACGTACACCGTTTTAACATCATTTATGGCACCATGGGTAGACTTTATTTTTGCAAGTGTTATTATGAAAGATAATTATAATAACTACACAATTGCAGTTGGACTTTATCGAATGCTTGAAAGAGAAAATATATATCAATATTTTACTCAATTTTGTGCAGGTGCTGTTTTAATTGCTATTCCAATTACAATTTTATTTATGATAATGCAGAAAAACTATGTAGAAGGTATAACAGGCGGTTCTGTAAAAGGTTAA
- a CDS encoding alpha-amylase family glycosyl hydrolase translates to MKSLYKVISLLIALCIALTGCSQSYKYEQKLNIIEDNYRTYYEVFVYSFYDSNGDGIGDIKGLTSKLDYIKDLGFNGIWLMPIMPSTTYHKYDVIDYYNIDSQYGSLNDFKELIKECNKRSIKVIIDLVINHTSTKNEWFQSAVNSLAEGKQNKYTNYYNFSETKNSSGKYYPTGTGKGYYEAVFWDQMPDLNLANNELRKEFENIMKFWLDMGVEGFRIDAAKEFFSGNSTKNIEVLKWITDYCKGYNPNTYIVAEVWEDFLVMSNYYKSGIDSLFNFSYSQAKGKIASTINLKGEANTAKEYAKSVIDTYNKIQSINENAIDAPFLSNHDTARSIGFFAGDDKKDKMALGINLLMNGTPFVYYGEEIGMVGSGKDENKRAPMRWSDTNSKGITTGPPNMETQDKSFPAVDIQLKDKNSILNYVKRAVRIRNENPEIARGVPTYLNIVDDDDICAIKKTYKNNEIVIIYNTSEQHKSLKLAQSEMKEKKIYGYLSTSTKDIVEFKNATLSLPPYSIVILK, encoded by the coding sequence ATGAAAAGTTTATATAAAGTTATCTCTTTGTTAATTGCGTTATGTATTGCCTTAACTGGTTGTTCACAATCATATAAATATGAGCAAAAACTTAATATTATTGAAGATAATTATCGAACATATTATGAGGTTTTTGTTTATTCATTTTATGACTCCAACGGTGATGGTATAGGCGACATAAAAGGGCTTACCTCAAAGCTTGACTATATTAAAGACTTAGGCTTTAATGGAATTTGGCTTATGCCGATTATGCCATCCACTACATATCATAAATATGATGTTATTGATTATTACAATATAGATTCACAATATGGAAGTTTAAATGATTTTAAAGAACTAATAAAAGAATGCAACAAACGTAGTATAAAAGTTATTATTGACCTTGTAATCAACCATACCTCAACTAAAAACGAATGGTTTCAATCTGCAGTTAATAGTCTTGCCGAAGGAAAACAAAATAAATACACTAATTATTATAATTTTTCTGAAACAAAAAATTCAAGTGGAAAATACTATCCAACCGGTACGGGAAAAGGATATTATGAAGCAGTTTTTTGGGATCAGATGCCTGATTTGAATTTAGCAAATAATGAGCTTAGAAAAGAATTCGAGAACATTATGAAGTTTTGGCTTGATATGGGTGTTGAAGGTTTCCGTATTGATGCAGCAAAAGAATTTTTTTCTGGGAACAGCACAAAGAATATTGAAGTTTTAAAATGGATAACTGATTACTGTAAAGGATATAATCCGAACACTTATATTGTGGCAGAGGTATGGGAAGACTTTTTAGTTATGAGTAATTATTATAAAAGCGGGATTGACAGTTTATTCAACTTTTCCTATTCACAAGCCAAAGGTAAAATTGCATCTACGATAAACTTAAAAGGCGAGGCGAATACAGCAAAAGAATATGCAAAATCAGTTATCGACACATACAATAAAATTCAATCAATTAATGAAAATGCAATTGATGCACCATTTCTATCAAATCATGATACGGCAAGGTCAATTGGCTTTTTTGCAGGTGATGACAAAAAAGATAAAATGGCTCTTGGCATCAATTTATTAATGAACGGCACACCTTTTGTATATTACGGTGAAGAAATAGGTATGGTTGGAAGCGGTAAAGACGAAAATAAACGTGCGCCAATGAGATGGTCTGATACAAATTCAAAGGGAATTACAACTGGCCCTCCTAATATGGAAACTCAAGATAAAAGTTTTCCTGCTGTAGATATTCAACTTAAAGATAAGAATTCTATTTTAAATTATGTTAAACGAGCTGTCAGAATAAGAAACGAAAATCCTGAAATAGCTAGAGGTGTTCCAACCTATTTGAATATAGTAGATGACGACGATATTTGTGCTATTAAAAAAACATATAAAAACAATGAGATAGTTATTATTTATAACACAAGCGAACAACATAAATCGCTAAAATTAGCTCAATCCGAAATGAAAGAGAAAAAAATATATGGATATCTTTCTACTTCGACAAAAGACATTGTTGAATTCAAAAACGCAACTCTTTCACTTCCTCCCTACTCTATCGTAATATTAAAATAG
- a CDS encoding carbohydrate ABC transporter permease produces the protein MAEKHVKRKFSTSIKESFSDIGNAFVHGDYKTKLSFIVMGFGCITRKQFIKGLLYLLLEIAYILYFICFGWNYLKNFNSLGTNVLNKVWDESQQIYINTPGDNSMLILLFSIMTIFISIGFLFTYFSNIRSAYYSQLLLKEGKKLPTFKDDFKSLFNEKFHITLLSLPALGAIVFTILPLIFMILIAFTNFDRAHQPPGNLFTWVGFNNFKDIFWQNPQKSHTFSSLLSWTLVWAFFATFSNYIFGMILALMINKKGIKLKKMWRTIFVTTIAVPSFVTLLLMSKILNDLGPLNVILIEELKWIKEPIHFLTDGNLARITVIVVNLWIGIPYTMLITTGILMNIPEDIYESARIDGAGPFKIFSKITFPYMIFVTTPYLITQFIANINNFNVIYFLTGGDPKTLDYFQAGKTDLLVTWLYKLTVNDQNYSLASTIGILVFVISAIISLITYNLSSSTKKEEQFQ, from the coding sequence ATGGCTGAAAAACACGTTAAACGTAAATTTTCAACAAGCATAAAGGAAAGTTTTTCTGACATTGGAAACGCATTTGTGCATGGTGATTATAAAACAAAGCTAAGCTTCATAGTAATGGGGTTTGGCTGTATAACGCGCAAGCAATTTATTAAGGGACTATTATACCTTTTATTAGAGATTGCTTATATCTTATACTTTATATGCTTTGGATGGAATTACTTAAAAAATTTTAACTCTCTTGGAACAAACGTTTTAAATAAAGTTTGGGATGAATCACAACAAATTTATATCAATACTCCCGGTGACAACTCCATGCTGATTCTATTATTCAGCATTATGACGATTTTTATATCTATAGGATTTTTATTTACTTATTTTTCAAATATTCGCTCGGCATATTATTCACAGCTTTTACTTAAAGAAGGAAAAAAGCTGCCTACTTTTAAAGATGACTTTAAATCTCTATTTAATGAGAAATTTCATATAACGTTGCTTTCATTGCCAGCGCTTGGTGCAATTGTCTTTACAATTCTGCCACTCATTTTTATGATATTAATTGCGTTCACTAATTTTGATAGAGCGCACCAACCACCAGGAAACTTATTTACTTGGGTTGGGTTTAATAACTTTAAAGATATATTCTGGCAAAACCCACAAAAATCTCATACATTCTCTAGCCTACTCAGCTGGACGTTGGTTTGGGCATTCTTTGCAACCTTTTCAAACTATATTTTCGGTATGATACTAGCACTTATGATAAATAAAAAAGGTATCAAACTTAAAAAAATGTGGAGAACGATTTTCGTTACTACAATTGCAGTACCATCATTTGTTACTCTACTTTTAATGTCAAAAATACTAAATGACTTGGGACCTTTAAATGTAATTCTTATTGAAGAACTAAAATGGATTAAAGAACCGATTCATTTTCTAACTGATGGAAATCTAGCAAGAATTACTGTTATTGTGGTTAATCTTTGGATTGGTATTCCTTATACCATGCTAATTACCACAGGTATTTTAATGAATATTCCAGAAGACATTTATGAAAGTGCAAGAATTGACGGAGCAGGTCCTTTTAAAATATTTTCAAAAATCACTTTTCCATATATGATTTTTGTTACCACCCCTTATCTTATCACTCAATTTATTGCTAATATAAATAACTTTAACGTTATTTATTTCTTAACTGGAGGAGATCCAAAAACTTTGGATTACTTCCAAGCTGGTAAAACAGATTTGCTTGTAACATGGTTATATAAGCTTACTGTAAATGATCAAAACTACAGCCTAGCTTCTACAATTGGTATTTTGGTATTTGTAATCAGCGCTATCATTTCATTAATTACCTATAACCTTTCATCATCAACTAAAAAGGAGGAACAGTTCCAATGA
- a CDS encoding extracellular solute-binding protein, producing MKKLLSTILCVTMVAATMFSCKANSTTTKKDPAKNETVTLKVWGPQEEQKLLTEMAEEFKKAHPNKTYNISFGVVAEGDAQTKYSEDPQAAADVFMFENGQTNALVSSGGLYEITRNKEAVVSANSEGSIDAASVKGKLYAYPMTADNGYFLYYDKSIISEDAVKSVDGILAAADKAGKKFLFDMSNGWYIASFFLGAGCTMSLENGKQVLDFNNDKGVAAGEAIKALTANKSFLTGDDPVITGGMGDTIAAAVTGTWNAAAIKEKLGANFAATKLPTFTMNGNQVQLGSFAGYKLVGVNALTKAPVDAMDFAEFITNEANQAKRFKARAIGPSNKKIADSAEVKANIPLAALALQSKFATPQNSVSDKFWAPAEAFGTAMESKDYSKSIKEMLDAMVAQIQS from the coding sequence ATGAAAAAGTTATTATCAACTATTCTATGTGTCACAATGGTTGCAGCAACAATGTTTAGCTGTAAAGCAAATTCTACGACTACTAAAAAAGACCCTGCTAAAAACGAAACAGTTACATTAAAAGTATGGGGACCTCAAGAAGAACAAAAACTACTTACCGAAATGGCAGAAGAATTCAAAAAAGCTCATCCTAACAAAACTTATAACATCTCATTTGGTGTAGTTGCTGAAGGTGACGCTCAAACCAAGTATTCAGAAGACCCACAAGCTGCTGCAGACGTATTTATGTTTGAAAACGGTCAAACAAATGCTCTTGTTAGCTCAGGCGGACTATATGAAATTACAAGAAACAAAGAAGCTGTAGTTTCTGCAAACAGCGAAGGCTCTATTGATGCAGCTTCAGTAAAAGGCAAACTTTACGCTTATCCAATGACAGCTGACAATGGCTATTTCTTATACTATGATAAGAGCATTATCTCAGAAGATGCTGTAAAATCAGTTGACGGAATTTTAGCTGCAGCTGACAAAGCCGGCAAGAAATTCTTATTTGATATGTCAAACGGTTGGTATATCGCATCATTCTTCCTTGGTGCAGGTTGCACAATGTCACTTGAAAATGGAAAACAAGTACTTGACTTTAACAATGATAAAGGTGTAGCAGCAGGCGAAGCAATTAAAGCACTAACAGCAAACAAATCATTCTTAACAGGTGATGATCCTGTTATAACAGGTGGTATGGGCGATACAATTGCAGCAGCAGTTACAGGAACATGGAACGCAGCTGCTATTAAAGAAAAACTTGGCGCTAACTTTGCAGCAACTAAACTACCTACATTTACAATGAACGGTAATCAAGTTCAACTAGGCAGCTTTGCAGGTTACAAACTTGTTGGCGTAAACGCACTTACAAAAGCTCCTGTTGATGCAATGGATTTTGCAGAATTTATCACAAATGAAGCAAACCAAGCAAAAAGATTTAAAGCAAGAGCAATTGGTCCTTCAAACAAAAAGATTGCTGATAGCGCAGAAGTAAAAGCAAATATTCCTCTTGCAGCATTAGCACTTCAAAGCAAATTTGCAACTCCTCAAAACAGCGTTTCAGATAAATTCTGGGCACCAGCTGAAGCATTCGGTACTGCTATGGAATCAAAAGATTACTCAAAATCAATTAAAGAAATGCTTGATGCAATGGTTGCACAAATTCAATCATAA
- a CDS encoding glycogen/starch/alpha-glucan phosphorylase, producing the protein MKFNKQIFIDNIINFLKEEYNIAPNQANPWQLHNGISHNAVLIISDNYKSSIKLHNEQRKACYFSAEFLVGRAIYNNLLCLGILDEVSNALKECGADINLLEEIEDAALGNGGLGRLAACFLDSAATLNLPLDGYGIRYKFGLFKQDIQNGFQVEDADHWTKYGDPWSKRCEQDKVKIKFADQEVYAVPYDMPIIGYKTNHIGNLRLWQAEPIEEFNFTLFNEQKYDESVKEKNNAENISRVLYPNDDTNEGKVLRLKQQYFFCSASITDIIKKYKEYHGCDLSKLSDFITIQLNDTHPVISIPELIRQLTDIEGMSFESALAVAKEVFNYTNHTIMAEALEKWSADLIIKVVPRIFEIIQEINNTFLNELKEKNYPSEKITKLELIADHTVHMARLAIYISKFTNGVAKIHTDIIKYDALPEWYELYPERFQNKTNGITQRRWLALCNQELTNMMISLIGNDEFLTNLDDLKQLEKYQDDTEVLAQFIKIKQLKKEQLADYILKHDGITINPNTIFDTQIKRLHEYKRQFLNALSILYLYFEIKDGTIKDFFPTTFIFGAKSAPGYRRAKGIIKLINEIAKLVNSDNNTKDILNVVFVKNYNVSYAEKLVAGSDVSEQISTAGTEASGTGNMKFMLNGTVTLGTFDGANVEIVEEAGEENNYIFGAKVEELQEIMKTYNPKEIYENDKKIKRVLNALVDGTLDDNNTGVFKELYTSLLEGASYHRPDNYYLLGDFKSYIEARLRLNNDYKIKEEFYKKCFINMCNAGKFSSDRTINDYAQNIWHIQPVQI; encoded by the coding sequence TTGAAATTTAACAAGCAGATTTTTATTGATAATATTATTAACTTTTTAAAAGAGGAATACAACATTGCGCCTAATCAAGCTAATCCTTGGCAATTGCATAATGGAATATCACATAATGCAGTGCTTATCATATCAGATAACTATAAAAGTAGCATCAAATTACACAATGAGCAAAGAAAAGCCTGCTATTTTTCAGCAGAATTTTTAGTAGGTCGTGCAATCTACAACAATCTACTCTGTCTTGGAATTTTAGATGAAGTTTCCAATGCATTAAAAGAATGTGGCGCTGACATTAACCTTTTGGAAGAGATTGAGGATGCTGCTTTGGGAAATGGTGGTCTTGGAAGGCTTGCGGCATGCTTTTTAGATTCTGCTGCAACACTAAATCTTCCGCTTGATGGTTACGGTATACGTTACAAGTTTGGACTATTCAAACAAGATATACAAAATGGTTTTCAAGTTGAAGATGCTGATCACTGGACAAAATATGGTGATCCATGGTCAAAGCGTTGTGAACAAGACAAAGTAAAAATAAAGTTTGCTGACCAAGAAGTTTATGCTGTTCCTTATGATATGCCGATAATAGGCTATAAAACCAACCATATCGGAAACCTTAGACTATGGCAGGCTGAACCTATTGAAGAATTTAACTTTACTCTATTTAATGAACAAAAATACGATGAATCTGTCAAAGAAAAAAACAATGCAGAAAATATTTCGAGGGTGCTTTATCCAAATGATGATACAAATGAAGGAAAAGTATTGCGTTTGAAACAACAATATTTCTTCTGCTCTGCATCTATTACTGACATTATTAAAAAATACAAAGAATATCACGGTTGTGATTTAAGTAAATTAAGTGATTTCATCACAATTCAGCTTAATGATACTCACCCAGTTATTTCTATACCGGAGCTAATAAGACAGCTAACAGATATAGAAGGTATGAGTTTCGAAAGCGCTCTTGCAGTTGCAAAAGAAGTATTTAACTACACCAACCACACCATTATGGCCGAGGCTCTTGAAAAATGGAGTGCTGATTTAATAATTAAAGTAGTTCCAAGAATTTTTGAGATTATTCAAGAAATTAACAACACTTTTTTAAATGAACTGAAAGAAAAAAACTATCCAAGCGAAAAAATCACAAAACTTGAACTGATTGCAGATCACACCGTCCATATGGCAAGGCTAGCAATTTATATCAGTAAATTTACAAACGGCGTTGCAAAAATTCACACAGACATTATCAAATATGATGCTCTTCCTGAATGGTATGAATTATATCCTGAACGTTTTCAAAATAAAACAAACGGCATAACACAACGTCGTTGGCTTGCGCTTTGTAATCAAGAGCTCACAAATATGATGATTTCATTAATTGGAAATGATGAATTTTTAACCAATCTTGATGATTTAAAACAGCTCGAGAAATATCAAGATGATACAGAAGTTTTAGCTCAATTTATTAAAATTAAACAACTGAAAAAAGAGCAACTTGCAGATTATATTTTAAAACATGATGGTATAACAATAAATCCTAATACGATTTTTGATACACAAATAAAACGTCTTCACGAATATAAACGTCAATTTTTAAATGCTCTATCTATCTTATACTTATATTTTGAAATTAAAGATGGAACTATTAAAGACTTCTTCCCTACCACATTTATTTTCGGAGCAAAATCAGCACCCGGTTACAGACGTGCAAAAGGGATTATAAAACTCATCAACGAAATTGCTAAGCTTGTTAATTCAGACAATAATACAAAAGATATATTAAATGTTGTATTCGTTAAAAATTACAACGTTTCATATGCTGAAAAGCTGGTTGCAGGATCTGATGTTTCAGAACAAATTTCAACAGCCGGAACCGAAGCTTCAGGTACAGGTAATATGAAATTTATGCTAAACGGTACTGTTACACTAGGAACATTCGACGGCGCTAACGTTGAAATTGTCGAAGAAGCTGGAGAAGAAAACAACTACATTTTCGGTGCTAAAGTAGAAGAACTTCAAGAAATAATGAAGACTTATAATCCAAAAGAGATTTATGAAAATGACAAAAAGATAAAACGTGTTCTAAATGCTCTTGTTGACGGAACTCTTGATGATAATAATACTGGAGTATTTAAAGAGCTGTATACTTCCCTTCTTGAAGGTGCTAGCTATCATAGACCTGATAACTATTATCTACTAGGCGATTTTAAAAGTTATATTGAAGCAAGATTAAGACTGAACAATGATTATAAAATAAAAGAAGAATTTTATAAAAAATGTTTTATCAACATGTGTAATGCAGGCAAATTCAGCTCAGACAGAACAATCAATGACTATGCTCAAAACATTTGGCATATCCAACCTGTTCAAATATAA
- a CDS encoding LL-diaminopimelate aminotransferase: protein MNINSNYLNLKDSYLFSSIAKKVAEYKNENPEKELIRLGIGDVTFPLVPTVISAMQNAVSQMGNSETFHGYGEEQGYAFLRQAICGYYAKKSVSLRDTEIFISDGAKSDLGNILDIFDVNNTVLIPNPVYPVYVDTNVMAGRKIIYMDGNPENSFLPLPDYSVKADIIYLCSPNNPTGAVYTKEQLGLWIEYAIKNEAVILFDSAYEVFITDKNLPTSIYQIEGAKKCAIEFCSLSKTAGFTGTRCGYTVVPSELMQNNLSLNKLWLRRQTTKFNGVPYIIQRGAEAVFTDEGYKQIKENIDYYLENAKIIAYTLTSLGIWFTGGQNSPYIWLKCPNGLSSWDYFDELLTKYNIVGTPGAGFGSNGEGFFRLTAFGNRDNVNKAMKRLLQQQ from the coding sequence ATGAATATAAATTCAAACTATTTAAACTTAAAAGACAGTTATCTTTTTTCTTCTATTGCAAAAAAGGTGGCAGAGTATAAAAACGAAAATCCTGAAAAAGAATTAATACGTTTGGGCATAGGTGATGTTACCTTCCCACTTGTTCCAACTGTAATATCCGCTATGCAAAATGCTGTTTCGCAGATGGGCAATAGCGAAACGTTTCATGGATATGGTGAGGAACAGGGCTACGCATTTTTGCGACAAGCAATATGCGGATATTACGCTAAAAAAAGCGTATCACTACGTGATACTGAAATTTTCATCAGTGACGGAGCTAAAAGTGACCTTGGTAATATTCTTGATATTTTCGATGTGAATAATACCGTACTCATTCCTAATCCGGTATATCCTGTTTACGTAGATACAAACGTAATGGCAGGTCGCAAAATTATATACATGGACGGCAATCCTGAAAACTCATTTTTACCGTTACCTGATTATTCTGTTAAAGCTGATATTATTTATTTGTGCTCACCAAACAATCCTACTGGTGCAGTTTACACTAAAGAACAGTTAGGATTATGGATTGAATACGCGATTAAAAATGAGGCTGTTATCTTATTTGATAGTGCCTATGAGGTTTTTATTACAGATAAAAATCTACCTACGAGCATTTATCAAATTGAAGGTGCGAAAAAATGTGCGATTGAGTTTTGTTCTCTTTCTAAAACAGCCGGATTTACAGGAACACGATGCGGATATACTGTTGTACCAAGCGAATTAATGCAAAATAATCTATCACTTAATAAGCTGTGGCTAAGACGCCAAACCACAAAATTTAATGGCGTTCCTTATATTATCCAACGTGGTGCAGAAGCGGTATTTACTGATGAGGGATATAAACAAATCAAAGAAAATATTGATTATTATTTGGAAAATGCCAAAATTATTGCATATACACTGACTTCACTTGGCATATGGTTCACAGGTGGTCAAAATTCTCCATACATTTGGCTTAAATGTCCTAATGGTTTATCCTCTTGGGATTATTTTGATGAGCTATTAACCAAATATAATATAGTGGGTACACCGGGAGCAGGTTTTGGCTCAAATGGAGAAGGATTTTTCAGATTAACTGCTTTTGGAAATAGAGATAACGTTAATAAAGCAATGAAAAGATTATTACAACAACAATAG